A DNA window from Paenibacillus andongensis contains the following coding sequences:
- a CDS encoding glycosyltransferase family 1 protein, with amino-acid sequence MGDPIRILHVVVNMNRGGAETLLMNLYRNMDRSKVQFDFLTSKVGAYDAEIMEMGGTIHRIPYVSDIGHTKYIQALDQFFMTYPNYKIVHAHMDKMSGFVLRSAKKAGAPIRIAHSHNTSSEGGIAAKIYKWVAGTFIASCATHFLACSNKAAQWLFANKENNVVILKNGIESDKFAFSPEVREQVRRELNIPSASYVVGHVGRFAHQKNHSFLLDIFAQLNRELPDTVLVLAGDGLLRPEMEKKVKALQLQSKVKFLGVRSDITRLLQAFDMFVFPSLHEGLPVTLIEAQGAGLPCLISDEITQEVDMGIHLVERLSLSDKLLWVERMKSVIARKSPRQIPALSLSNKGYDIKNTAAWTEGFYLGISR; translated from the coding sequence GTGGGCGATCCAATAAGAATTCTACACGTTGTAGTCAATATGAATCGAGGCGGAGCGGAAACACTCCTCATGAATTTATATCGGAATATGGATCGTTCCAAGGTTCAATTCGACTTTCTAACCAGTAAAGTAGGTGCGTATGATGCCGAGATTATGGAGATGGGTGGAACCATTCACAGAATCCCCTATGTATCGGATATTGGTCATACCAAATATATTCAGGCTTTGGATCAATTCTTTATGACATATCCCAATTACAAAATTGTGCACGCCCATATGGACAAAATGAGTGGTTTCGTATTGCGCTCCGCTAAAAAAGCGGGAGCACCCATACGGATTGCGCACAGTCATAATACAAGCAGTGAGGGCGGTATTGCCGCCAAAATATATAAGTGGGTTGCTGGAACATTTATAGCGTCTTGTGCAACTCACTTTTTGGCATGTTCGAATAAAGCAGCCCAATGGTTATTTGCAAACAAGGAAAATAACGTCGTGATTTTGAAGAATGGGATTGAGAGTGATAAATTTGCCTTCTCACCTGAGGTTAGAGAGCAAGTGAGGCGAGAGCTGAATATTCCCTCAGCGAGCTATGTCGTCGGACATGTGGGGCGATTCGCTCATCAGAAGAATCATTCCTTCCTCCTTGATATTTTCGCCCAGTTGAACCGAGAACTGCCGGATACGGTGCTTGTCTTGGCAGGGGATGGGCTGCTTCGTCCAGAGATGGAGAAGAAAGTGAAAGCTTTGCAGCTGCAAAGTAAGGTGAAATTTCTTGGCGTTCGAAGTGACATTACGAGACTGCTACAAGCTTTTGATATGTTCGTATTTCCCTCCTTACATGAAGGACTGCCCGTTACGTTAATCGAGGCGCAGGGCGCAGGATTACCTTGTCTTATTTCCGATGAAATTACTCAAGAAGTGGATATGGGCATCCATTTGGTAGAGCGGTTATCGCTGAGTGACAAATTGCTTTGGGTAGAGCGAATGAAGAGTGTGATCGCAAGGAAATCACCAAGGCAGATCCCCGCTTTATCCTTATCAAACAAGGGTTACGATATTAAGAATACAGCGGCGTGGACAGAGGGTTTTTATTTGGGCATATCGAGGTGA
- a CDS encoding EpsG family protein, whose product MAILWVNLVVVYIASFFSRHLATPVTIGGGPVWYKPNKWLAAIVMATFVLIAGLRNNIGDTFFYMYSYTLSDFTWAEVKVEKDIGFGILQMILKSFTQDPQLLIFITALVTNVLIVYVLYKYSRLFEVSIYVYITSGLYIVSMNGVRQFLASAIVFAATKYLFAGSWQKYFLVVAFAATFHESALILIPIYFIVRRKAWTSSTFVLIILAVMIILGYNVLSDAIFAAIADTHYSEYKEFQEGGANIIRVAVGAVPLIFAYLGRHKLREIFPHGDYVVNMSLLNFIVMAVATQNWIFARFTIYFGLYNVILMSWVISLFVKRQQKFIYYAILGFYLIYFYYENVVTLNIIYKSDYLRF is encoded by the coding sequence ATGGCCATACTATGGGTTAATCTGGTTGTCGTCTATATCGCATCTTTCTTCTCTAGGCATTTGGCCACACCAGTGACAATCGGCGGTGGACCAGTATGGTATAAGCCCAATAAATGGCTGGCTGCAATCGTGATGGCAACATTCGTATTGATAGCAGGGCTTCGCAATAACATCGGGGATACGTTCTTTTACATGTATTCCTACACATTAAGTGATTTTACTTGGGCAGAAGTTAAAGTTGAGAAGGATATTGGCTTCGGCATCTTACAAATGATATTGAAATCATTCACTCAGGATCCTCAGTTGTTAATATTTATAACGGCGTTAGTGACCAATGTTCTTATCGTCTATGTTTTATACAAGTATTCTAGATTGTTTGAAGTGAGCATCTATGTATACATAACATCTGGACTTTACATTGTATCGATGAATGGAGTCAGGCAATTCTTAGCTTCGGCCATTGTATTCGCTGCTACCAAATATTTATTTGCTGGAAGTTGGCAGAAGTATTTTCTCGTTGTTGCCTTCGCAGCCACCTTTCACGAGAGCGCCTTAATCCTCATTCCCATTTATTTCATTGTGAGAAGGAAAGCGTGGACGTCATCTACTTTCGTTCTCATTATTTTAGCTGTGATGATAATTCTAGGATACAACGTATTATCGGATGCTATTTTCGCAGCTATCGCGGACACGCACTATAGCGAGTATAAGGAATTCCAAGAAGGCGGAGCTAACATTATTAGGGTAGCTGTTGGGGCTGTTCCTTTGATATTTGCTTATCTAGGAAGACACAAACTTAGGGAGATATTTCCCCATGGCGATTATGTCGTAAATATGTCTTTATTGAATTTTATTGTTATGGCTGTCGCTACACAAAATTGGATATTTGCAAGATTTACCATATATTTCGGGTTATATAATGTCATTCTCATGTCATGGGTCATCAGTTTATTCGTGAAAAGACAACAGAAATTTATTTATTACGCGATCCTAGGCTTTTATTTGATTTATTTTTACTACGAGAACGTGGTTACCTTAAACATTATTTATAAAAGTGATTACTTGAGATTCTGA
- the galE gene encoding UDP-glucose 4-epimerase GalE, with the protein MAVLVTGGAGYIGSHTCVELLNAGYEIVVVDNLCNSSSESLRRVKELTGKDFEFHQIDLLDRQDLEIVFQQNNIEAVIHFAGLKAVGESVRLPLRYYHNNITGTLVLCELMQEYGVKRIVFSSSATVYGMSESVPISEDSSLGAANAYGRTKLMIEEILQDMYVSDPIWSIAILRYFNPIGAHSSGRLGEDPNGKPNNLMPFITQVAVGGLKELQIYGNDYPTLDGTGVRDYIHVVDLASGHLKAVEKVMASTGVEAYNLGTGRGYSVVEMVSAFERVTGRRIPYQITDRRPGDIGISYSDPTKAERELGWIAEKGIEEMCLDAWRWQSNNPCGYIEEEEVLRTT; encoded by the coding sequence ATGGCAGTTCTCGTAACGGGTGGAGCCGGTTATATTGGAAGTCACACCTGCGTGGAGTTATTGAATGCTGGATATGAAATAGTCGTTGTGGATAACCTTTGCAACAGCAGTTCGGAATCCTTAAGGCGGGTAAAAGAATTAACGGGAAAAGATTTCGAATTCCATCAGATTGATCTATTAGATCGTCAGGATCTTGAAATTGTCTTTCAGCAAAATAATATTGAAGCCGTTATTCATTTCGCTGGGCTTAAAGCAGTAGGCGAATCCGTTCGTTTACCGCTTCGCTACTACCATAATAATATCACGGGGACGCTCGTGCTTTGCGAACTCATGCAAGAATACGGGGTGAAAAGAATCGTATTCAGTTCATCAGCAACCGTATATGGAATGTCGGAATCCGTACCGATCTCCGAGGATTCTTCACTTGGTGCAGCGAACGCCTATGGGCGAACGAAGCTAATGATTGAAGAAATCTTGCAGGATATGTACGTTTCAGATCCAATATGGAGCATCGCGATCCTGCGTTATTTTAACCCTATTGGTGCCCATAGCAGCGGAAGGTTAGGCGAAGATCCAAACGGCAAACCGAATAATCTGATGCCCTTTATCACACAGGTGGCGGTAGGGGGATTAAAGGAATTGCAGATTTATGGGAATGACTACCCGACCCTGGATGGCACAGGTGTAAGGGACTATATTCATGTTGTGGATCTAGCGAGTGGGCACTTGAAGGCAGTGGAGAAGGTCATGGCATCCACAGGTGTGGAAGCTTACAACCTTGGGACAGGACGGGGATATAGCGTTGTCGAAATGGTTTCCGCTTTCGAAAGAGTAACTGGCAGACGCATTCCGTATCAGATAACGGATCGAAGACCTGGGGACATCGGGATTAGTTATTCGGACCCGACCAAAGCTGAACGGGAGCTGGGATGGATCGCCGAGAAAGGCATTGAAGAGATGTGTCTCGATGCATGGCGTTGGCAATCCAATAATCCGTGCGGCTATATTGAAGAGGAAGAAGTGTTGAGGACGACATGA
- a CDS encoding glycosyltransferase family 4 protein, giving the protein MPKKVLLCATVDYHFKAFHVPYMKWFKEQGWEVHVAANGNMDLPYVDAKFNVPIQRSPFHRTNIKAYTELKSMIDENKYDIIHCHTPVGGVLARLAARHARRNGTKVIYTAHGFHFCQGAPVLNWLVYYPLEKFLSYFTDCLITINEEDYQLAVNRRFGASRIEYVHGVGVNTERFKPVQESDKRELKQGIGYQPDDILLFYAAEFNTNKNQQLLLRALASVKDDVPNVKLLLAGEGHLKKQCQELAKEIGIADQVDFLGFRNDIDRLLPMCDIAVASSLREGLPVNIMEAMACGLPIIASENRGHRELVHSDQNGWITAPNDQAAMAEKIKLLAHNKQLRVKQGMLGREMVERKYATQQVLNEKSTIYSLYMGEKVEGMWAIQ; this is encoded by the coding sequence ATGCCTAAGAAAGTGCTGCTATGTGCCACGGTTGATTATCACTTTAAAGCTTTTCATGTGCCCTATATGAAATGGTTTAAAGAGCAGGGTTGGGAGGTCCATGTTGCCGCTAACGGGAATATGGACCTTCCTTATGTCGACGCGAAGTTTAACGTTCCGATCCAACGGTCGCCTTTTCATCGAACCAACATAAAGGCTTATACGGAGCTAAAGTCAATGATTGACGAAAATAAATATGATATTATCCACTGCCATACCCCGGTGGGGGGCGTACTGGCTCGTTTAGCAGCGAGGCATGCACGAAGAAATGGGACTAAGGTCATATATACTGCTCATGGGTTTCATTTTTGTCAAGGAGCACCCGTGCTTAATTGGTTGGTTTACTATCCCCTTGAGAAATTTCTTTCTTATTTCACGGATTGCTTGATAACCATTAATGAGGAAGACTACCAACTAGCCGTAAATCGCCGATTCGGAGCAAGTCGCATTGAGTATGTGCATGGCGTAGGTGTGAATACGGAACGGTTTAAACCTGTCCAAGAATCAGATAAGCGTGAGTTGAAGCAGGGAATCGGTTATCAACCTGATGATATCCTTCTATTCTATGCGGCTGAATTTAATACGAATAAGAATCAACAATTGCTTTTACGAGCTCTAGCTTCGGTCAAAGATGACGTTCCTAATGTCAAACTTCTGCTTGCTGGTGAGGGTCATCTGAAAAAACAATGCCAAGAGCTAGCCAAGGAGATAGGTATTGCGGATCAGGTTGATTTCTTGGGTTTTCGCAATGATATTGATCGCTTATTGCCGATGTGTGACATTGCTGTTGCTTCCAGTCTTCGTGAAGGGCTGCCGGTGAATATCATGGAGGCTATGGCTTGTGGACTTCCCATCATTGCTAGTGAGAACAGAGGCCACAGAGAACTGGTTCATAGTGACCAGAACGGTTGGATTACAGCGCCTAATGATCAAGCGGCAATGGCAGAGAAGATCAAGTTGTTAGCTCACAATAAGCAATTAAGAGTGAAGCAGGGAATGTTGGGTAGAGAAATGGTTGAAAGAAAATACGCCACCCAGCAGGTATTGAATGAGAAGAGTACGATATATTCCCTATATATGGGCGAAAAGGTGGAGGGCATGTGGGCGATCCAATAA
- the galU gene encoding UTP--glucose-1-phosphate uridylyltransferase GalU: MKVRKAIIPAAGLGTRFLPATKAMPKEMLPIVDKPTIQYIVEEAVESGIEDIIIVTGKGKRAIEDHFDISFELEQNLLEKQKFDLLTEVQKSSKVDIHYIRQKEPKGLGHAIWCARKFIGDEPFAVLLGDDIVRAEKPCLKQMMDQYESRYASVIGVKHVSDEEVSRYGIVDGIEIEKRLYSINHLVEKPKKEEAPSNLAIMGRYILTPRIFDILNNQQPGAGGEIQLTDAIAELNHLESVYAYEFKGMRFDVGDKLGFIQTTIDYALQREDLRYELLRYLSSTLERELIK; this comes from the coding sequence ATGAAAGTAAGAAAAGCCATTATTCCAGCCGCTGGTCTGGGGACAAGATTTCTACCTGCAACCAAGGCCATGCCCAAAGAAATGCTGCCCATTGTCGATAAACCAACCATTCAATATATCGTTGAAGAAGCCGTTGAGTCAGGCATTGAAGATATTATTATTGTGACGGGTAAAGGGAAAAGAGCCATTGAGGATCATTTCGATATTTCCTTTGAGCTTGAACAAAATTTATTAGAAAAGCAAAAGTTTGACTTATTAACTGAAGTGCAGAAGTCATCCAAAGTAGATATTCACTATATTCGTCAGAAGGAACCCAAGGGACTGGGACATGCCATCTGGTGTGCGCGCAAGTTCATTGGGGATGAACCCTTCGCTGTGTTGTTAGGTGATGATATCGTTCGAGCAGAAAAGCCTTGTCTGAAGCAGATGATGGATCAATATGAATCTCGCTATGCTTCCGTCATTGGAGTGAAGCACGTATCCGATGAAGAGGTGTCTAGGTATGGAATTGTCGACGGAATTGAAATTGAGAAGCGTTTATATAGCATCAATCATTTAGTAGAGAAGCCCAAGAAAGAGGAAGCACCGTCTAATCTTGCGATTATGGGTCGATATATCCTGACACCAAGGATTTTCGACATTCTTAATAATCAACAGCCGGGAGCTGGCGGTGAAATTCAACTTACCGATGCCATCGCGGAATTGAATCATCTCGAATCGGTGTACGCTTATGAATTTAAAGGCATGCGATTCGATGTGGGTGATAAGTTAGGTTTTATACAGACAACGATTGATTACGCACTGCAGCGTGAGGATTTAAGATACGAATTACTGAGATACCTTTCTTCTACCTTGGAGAGAGAATTAATTAAGTAG
- a CDS encoding right-handed parallel beta-helix repeat-containing protein translates to MADVGSAYMIELVRWGIKNDGTDAIKTSKGINDALKFAFDQGYAEALLPKGIYLIDENNPIEPQSFMTFNLNGATLKIKPNGLTNYAIILLQRNQQFCRITNGKIEGDRNAHDYTTITSTHEWGHGIRVDNTPIIGSNIRFILIDNLEIFNCTGDGISLESLYGQIPGYNFDGKFEKGGINLTDGSLVVDETRIRSTLKIDMNQANIAKWGYFGLYGGSYGGLGTGILSNLYDLVFYNNDNTYHSAKTNIQFFDEVEVPLGASYAKFIIHQNTVPTAGQSSITLKVVEFAKQVYIEKCNIHDCRRLGISVNGAKYVYIKECEIHHIKGTAPQGAIDIEDMYDFNQYIYIDSNNIHDNASYNIIAIAGRHISITNNAVRGGTLAINENVDKALIHGNDFRDMGGLVAAEVIISNNHFYGSKIILTQGSKEALVNNCFFHNSPLNISRTKAYCVQLDNCSFSNDSDYNSSFANLGSTISFSTEPQTLSNCTIEGTGPKGSGLTWVSNTSKNGWLFNNVSFVNTKHEQNVVTGLPPGNYSSCKFKNPGAISTINNPQAEYQFNNCSFEWDGYTLFTFDQNKKISLLNVNDSTFVSKENTAFFFRDVGGEVMFINNSFNYNPTNAGTMIDFWWPSFVGKSLILEGNIFRSEKVMKAINANDPRSAATEIICNNNIVRTAKIEILEHPKHTKINNYIDGLVDPYYNLTAQPTSGSYRRGQVIYNSNPVSGSYVGWVSTAAGTAEDTPWAPDTSYVINTFIYSNGKVYKSNTAGKSGKVAPSHSSGTSTDGSVIWEFVDVLAEFKPFGLIS, encoded by the coding sequence ATGGCGGATGTAGGAAGTGCTTACATGATTGAGTTAGTTCGGTGGGGTATAAAGAATGATGGAACGGATGCGATAAAAACAAGTAAGGGGATAAATGATGCACTAAAGTTTGCATTTGATCAGGGATATGCAGAAGCACTTTTACCAAAGGGAATCTACTTGATAGATGAAAATAACCCTATTGAACCTCAAAGTTTTATGACCTTCAATCTCAACGGCGCAACGTTAAAGATAAAGCCGAATGGTTTGACCAATTACGCAATTATATTACTTCAAAGAAATCAGCAATTCTGTCGAATAACCAATGGAAAAATTGAAGGCGATAGAAATGCACACGACTATACGACGATAACGAGTACCCATGAGTGGGGACATGGTATTAGGGTAGATAATACCCCAATAATTGGCTCCAATATTAGGTTCATTTTAATAGATAATCTAGAGATTTTTAATTGTACAGGTGACGGTATTTCGCTAGAAAGTTTATATGGCCAGATTCCAGGTTATAATTTCGATGGTAAATTTGAGAAGGGCGGAATTAACCTGACTGATGGTTCGCTTGTAGTAGATGAAACTAGAATTAGATCTACTTTAAAAATAGATATGAATCAGGCTAATATTGCTAAGTGGGGCTATTTCGGGCTGTATGGCGGCAGTTATGGTGGATTAGGAACTGGAATACTCTCTAATCTGTATGACCTTGTATTTTACAATAATGATAACACATACCATTCAGCTAAAACGAATATACAGTTTTTTGACGAAGTAGAGGTTCCTTTAGGCGCTAGTTATGCAAAATTTATTATCCATCAGAATACAGTACCTACTGCTGGCCAAAGTTCAATAACCTTGAAAGTTGTAGAGTTTGCTAAACAGGTATATATCGAAAAATGTAATATACATGATTGTAGAAGACTTGGAATAAGTGTTAATGGTGCGAAGTATGTTTACATTAAAGAGTGCGAGATTCATCATATCAAAGGAACAGCCCCACAGGGTGCAATCGATATTGAAGATATGTATGATTTTAATCAATATATTTATATAGATAGTAATAATATCCATGATAATGCTTCTTATAATATTATTGCGATAGCTGGAAGGCATATAAGTATTACCAATAATGCGGTAAGAGGCGGTACACTTGCAATCAATGAGAACGTGGATAAGGCACTAATACATGGAAATGATTTCAGGGACATGGGTGGTCTAGTTGCGGCAGAAGTGATTATATCAAATAATCATTTTTATGGCTCCAAAATAATTCTAACGCAAGGAAGTAAAGAAGCTCTGGTAAATAATTGTTTTTTCCATAATAGTCCTCTAAATATAAGTAGAACTAAAGCATACTGTGTTCAATTGGACAATTGCAGCTTTTCAAATGACAGTGATTACAATAGTTCATTCGCAAATTTAGGCTCAACGATATCATTTTCTACTGAACCACAGACGTTGTCAAATTGTACGATTGAGGGCACTGGTCCTAAAGGCAGCGGCTTAACTTGGGTATCAAATACTTCAAAGAACGGATGGCTATTTAATAATGTTTCATTTGTAAATACTAAACATGAACAAAATGTTGTAACTGGTTTGCCTCCCGGAAATTATTCAAGCTGCAAATTTAAAAATCCTGGAGCAATTTCTACAATAAACAATCCTCAAGCAGAGTATCAATTTAACAATTGCTCCTTTGAGTGGGATGGTTATACGTTATTCACATTTGATCAAAATAAAAAGATTTCTTTACTAAACGTAAATGATAGCACTTTTGTTAGTAAAGAAAATACGGCCTTCTTTTTTAGAGATGTCGGTGGTGAAGTGATGTTTATTAATAATTCCTTTAACTACAATCCCACAAACGCTGGAACTATGATCGATTTTTGGTGGCCTTCGTTTGTCGGTAAATCATTAATCCTAGAAGGAAATATCTTTAGGTCTGAAAAAGTGATGAAAGCAATAAATGCAAACGATCCCAGATCTGCTGCAACTGAAATTATATGTAACAATAATATTGTTAGGACGGCCAAAATAGAAATTCTAGAGCATCCAAAGCATACAAAAATAAATAATTATATAGACGGTTTAGTAGATCCCTATTACAACTTAACAGCACAACCTACTTCTGGAAGTTATAGACGAGGCCAGGTCATATACAACTCCAATCCAGTTTCAGGTAGCTATGTAGGATGGGTCTCCACAGCGGCTGGGACTGCAGAAGATACTCCGTGGGCTCCGGATACTTCATATGTAATCAATACATTCATATATTCGAACGGTAAAGTTTATAAATCTAATACAGCAGGCAAAAGTGGTAAAGTGGCTCCTTCACATAGTAGTGGTACTTCAACTGATGGAAGTGTAATTTGGGAATTTGTAGATGTATTGGCGGAATTCAAACCATTTGGATTAATAAGCTAG
- a CDS encoding glycosyltransferase family 2 protein gives MKKLTVFTPTYNRAYCLHVCYESLKRQTSRDFIWLIIDDGSTDDTGELVAGWMAEDEIDIRYHRQDNQGMHGAHNTAYRLIDTELNVCIDSDDYMPDGAVEQIISFWELHGSEDVSGIIGLDAFTDGQIIGSKLPEDLKSSTLFELYSKHRVTGDKKLVYRTALTRQYPYPIFENEKYVGLAYKYYMLDQQYEMLLMNEVLCCVEYLPDGSSMNMLKQYRKNPNGFAFYRKELMKLPFASLLFKFRQSIHYVSSSMTSGNRRFMQETPAKLLTFLAIPLGLMLYWYVIRKTRIS, from the coding sequence ATGAAGAAGCTTACTGTATTTACACCGACTTACAATAGAGCATATTGCCTTCACGTTTGTTACGAAAGTTTGAAGCGGCAAACATCCAGAGATTTTATTTGGTTGATTATAGATGATGGCTCTACAGACGATACGGGGGAATTGGTAGCAGGCTGGATGGCAGAGGATGAGATCGATATCCGTTATCATCGGCAGGATAATCAGGGGATGCATGGAGCTCATAATACGGCTTACAGACTAATAGATACGGAGTTGAATGTATGTATTGACTCTGACGACTATATGCCGGATGGCGCCGTGGAACAAATAATCTCTTTTTGGGAGCTGCATGGCAGCGAAGATGTAAGTGGTATCATCGGTCTTGATGCTTTTACAGATGGCCAGATCATTGGTTCAAAGTTGCCGGAAGATCTCAAGAGCTCCACACTTTTTGAGTTGTATAGTAAGCATCGTGTGACCGGTGATAAGAAGCTGGTTTATCGAACTGCATTAACCAGACAGTATCCTTATCCTATTTTCGAAAATGAAAAGTATGTTGGTTTAGCTTATAAGTACTACATGCTGGATCAGCAGTATGAAATGCTGCTCATGAATGAAGTGCTTTGCTGCGTGGAATATTTACCGGACGGTTCCTCGATGAACATGCTTAAACAATACCGCAAGAATCCGAACGGCTTTGCCTTTTACCGTAAGGAGCTAATGAAACTGCCTTTTGCCAGCTTACTTTTTAAATTCAGGCAATCGATCCACTATGTGTCCAGCAGTATGACATCAGGTAATCGTAGGTTTATGCAGGAAACACCTGCCAAGCTCCTCACATTTCTCGCTATTCCCCTAGGACTCATGCTTTATTGGTATGTGATTAGAAAAACAAGAATCTCTTAA
- a CDS encoding polysaccharide biosynthesis protein: MSYRQRLSLLVFIDSFIVLTSIFFSRFLLSADLNVITLPLVVSSITLLISHHVFSFVYKLYKKAWEHANIDELLFIVKAITFSIITVAFIQQIIVQDIYFRLLAVTWMLHIMLIGGSRFCWRLLRNRYIHKQVNKKRTLIVGAGSAGMMVARQLIKNNDADLEPIAFIDDNVRIHNLDILGIPVVGGVDRMEMTVKELQIDNIIIAIPSLGKKDLNFIFQECAKTTAKTQTLPKLEDLITGKLSVNHFLDVQVEDLLGREPIELDIEGISEFITDKVVLVTGAGGSIGSEICRQITKFLPRKLILLGHGENSIYSIEMELKDICLHTEIEFITEIADIQDSWKMMSIMNRHRPDVVYHAAAHKHVPLMERNPEEALKNNVIGTMNVAKAASKFEVGTFVMISTDKAVNPTSVMGATKRMAEMIIQDMDRSSNTKFVAVRFGNVLGSRGSVIPRFKHQIEKGGPVSVTHPDMIRYFMTIPEASRLVIQAGALAKGGEIFILDMGEPVKIVDLAKNLIKLSGNSLEDIGIEFTGMRPGEKLYEELLKADEINEQQVYPKIYIGKTADLYVEEIKEMISIYTSLDKESLREYLVNLGNSNIIPLPKKLVSIG; encoded by the coding sequence TTGTCATACCGACAAAGGTTATCTCTATTAGTCTTCATAGACTCCTTCATTGTATTAACGTCCATTTTTTTTAGCCGATTTTTATTGAGCGCAGATCTAAACGTCATAACGCTGCCTTTAGTCGTTAGTTCAATTACGTTACTCATTAGTCATCATGTGTTTTCGTTTGTGTATAAGCTGTATAAGAAAGCTTGGGAACATGCGAATATCGACGAATTATTATTTATTGTTAAGGCAATAACGTTTTCTATTATTACTGTGGCGTTCATTCAACAAATTATTGTGCAGGATATTTACTTCCGTTTACTCGCAGTCACTTGGATGCTCCATATCATGCTAATAGGTGGATCGCGATTCTGTTGGCGACTCCTTCGGAATCGTTATATCCATAAACAAGTGAATAAAAAACGTACGTTAATCGTTGGAGCCGGTTCGGCAGGGATGATGGTAGCCAGACAATTGATTAAAAATAATGACGCGGATCTAGAGCCTATTGCATTTATTGATGATAACGTACGAATACATAACCTGGATATTTTGGGAATACCCGTTGTTGGCGGCGTTGATCGCATGGAGATGACAGTAAAAGAGCTGCAAATCGATAATATTATTATTGCTATTCCTTCTCTAGGTAAAAAGGATCTTAACTTCATATTCCAAGAATGTGCGAAGACGACAGCTAAGACCCAAACACTCCCTAAGCTAGAGGATCTAATAACGGGCAAGCTTTCCGTTAATCACTTCTTAGACGTTCAGGTGGAAGATTTATTGGGTAGGGAACCTATAGAACTTGATATTGAAGGTATTTCCGAATTTATCACGGACAAAGTGGTCCTGGTAACGGGGGCTGGAGGCTCCATTGGTTCGGAAATTTGCCGACAAATTACGAAGTTTCTTCCTCGAAAGCTGATTCTCTTAGGACATGGGGAGAACAGCATTTATTCGATCGAAATGGAATTAAAGGATATTTGTTTACATACTGAGATTGAATTCATTACGGAAATTGCCGATATTCAGGACTCCTGGAAGATGATGTCGATCATGAACAGACATCGGCCTGATGTCGTATACCACGCAGCTGCCCATAAACATGTACCGCTCATGGAGCGAAACCCGGAAGAAGCGCTAAAGAACAATGTCATCGGTACGATGAACGTTGCCAAAGCAGCCAGCAAGTTCGAAGTAGGTACATTCGTCATGATATCAACGGATAAAGCGGTGAATCCGACCAGCGTCATGGGTGCCACCAAAAGAATGGCTGAGATGATTATTCAGGATATGGATAGAAGCAGCAATACCAAATTCGTTGCTGTTCGTTTCGGCAATGTACTAGGAAGCAGGGGCAGTGTCATTCCCAGGTTTAAACATCAAATTGAAAAAGGCGGGCCGGTTTCAGTCACTCATCCCGACATGATTCGCTACTTTATGACGATTCCTGAAGCATCCAGATTGGTCATCCAAGCCGGAGCATTAGCGAAAGGCGGAGAAATCTTTATCCTAGACATGGGAGAGCCCGTGAAAATTGTGGATCTGGCGAAAAATCTCATTAAGCTATCTGGCAACTCGCTCGAGGACATCGGGATTGAGTTTACCGGTATGAGACCGGGTGAGAAGCTCTATGAAGAGCTGCTGAAAGCAGACGAAATCAACGAACAGCAAGTTTATCCAAAGATTTACATAGGTAAAACCGCGGATCTTTATGTGGAAGAAATTAAAGAGATGATTTCCATTTACACCTCTCTAGATAAAGAGAGCCTAAGGGAATATCTCGTAAATTTAGGGAATAGCAATATTATTCCGTTACCGAAGAAACTAGTCTCAATTGGCTAA